A window of Gemmatimonadota bacterium contains these coding sequences:
- a CDS encoding ferrous iron transport protein A, whose protein sequence is MTAPNSRELPVCTCPLVDSETGAAATVVAIECGERDACRLRALGVYEGAQVSVVGKRHCLLVDVSGTRLALGADLAGGITVRPQGRAAS, encoded by the coding sequence ATGACCGCGCCCAACTCCCGCGAACTCCCCGTCTGCACCTGCCCCCTCGTCGATTCCGAGACGGGTGCGGCGGCGACGGTGGTCGCGATCGAGTGCGGCGAGCGTGATGCGTGCCGCCTCCGGGCGCTCGGCGTGTACGAGGGCGCGCAGGTCTCGGTGGTCGGCAAGCGCCACTGCCTCCTCGTCGACGTGAGCGGCACGCGCCTCGCGCTCGGCGCCGACCTCGCCGGTGGCATCACCGTCCGTC
- a CDS encoding TonB-dependent receptor gives MHLRRLIALAGVLFLCLVPAGAQAQAADIIRGRVTGPDDNPISGAIVTATSVSGNVSRRARTARDGRYTIAFPGGDGDYFLMVQAIGYAARRFQVKRTADQEILVADAKMSLAAQNLDTVQIAGERNRVNRNQNPQDISGTERNVNASALAADQQGDLAAMAASLPGVQFLPGADGDPSGFSVLGLTADQNQTTLNGLNSSATNLPRDAAVSSSLVTTPYDVSRGGFSGGQFNVRSRSGSNFVVRSSSFNFDNPTLQWTDAAGRALNQEYSNASLGGSFSGPIQFDKAFYNFSYQVGRRANDLQTLLNTSPLGLQTSGIAQDSVTRLLGILAANGIPATVGGIPSNRDNDQLSVFGALDWAPPGSLTGQALNISFNGNISKQAPVNGLSNAMPAWSGERTNGSGGVQLRHTNFYGIFLSETNIGVNASRNASDPYVMLPNGSVLINSTFADGSNGVSSIAFGGNSNLFATNTTSNLGFNNTLSWFSLNNRHRLKLTTELRRDGYSTDQNANQFGTFRFNSLSDLENGIPSSFSRSLLPRTRTASQWVMGASLGDSWRVNPDLQLQYGVRVDANRYNDVPTFNPVVDSIFGVRNDVVPNRAFVSPRLGFSWTYGQAPQIPGFEGAVRGPRAVVRGGIGLFQNTPATNLTGTALDNTGLTTGIQNLICTGASAPAPDWTLYGNDLSQIPTTCVGGGSVFANGLPNVTLFSPGYDPQRSVRSNLQWNGPVLNNTFNATLELTYSWNEQQQSAIDLNFNPTQRFALASEGNRPVFVQPTSIFPATGAIAPGDNRISTTFNRVSQSVSDLAGMSRQVSLRISPTRFSTGFSWSAAYVYSSNKQEVRGFQNTAGNPLLVEWARANFDTRHQISYNLGYNFFDAVRVNWSGSFRSGNPYTPVVAGDVNGDGYSNDRAFIFDPATAADPAVASAMTALLASTDGAAQECLRNQIGRIADRNSCQGPWLQTAVMSMSLNPQKFHLPQRMTLSLSVSNPLGAADLLLHGSDGIKGWGQARTPDATLLYVRGYDAGTQRFRYDVNQRFGNTDPQLSAIRAPVAVTLQFRFDLGPTRERQLLLQTLDRGRSHEGTKAPEAQLKAQYGSAGLPNPMATMLRSADTLQLTSPQADSLATMNRWYLIRLDSIWAPLAKEFAGLPDGYDREAAFIKYTKARQASVDLLLKLEPRLNALLTKEQKRRLPAFIASYLDKRYLRSVRNGTAGTGFGVPGGFDVGAIGGNRFEVRR, from the coding sequence GTGCATCTCCGTCGTCTGATCGCCCTCGCGGGCGTGCTGTTCCTTTGTCTCGTGCCAGCGGGAGCGCAGGCCCAGGCGGCCGACATCATCCGCGGTCGCGTCACCGGGCCCGATGACAATCCCATCTCCGGCGCGATCGTCACCGCGACGTCGGTGAGCGGCAACGTGTCGCGCCGCGCGCGCACGGCCCGCGACGGCCGCTACACCATCGCCTTCCCCGGCGGCGACGGCGACTACTTCCTCATGGTGCAGGCGATCGGCTACGCCGCGCGCCGCTTCCAGGTGAAGCGCACCGCCGACCAGGAGATCCTCGTCGCCGACGCCAAGATGTCGCTCGCGGCGCAGAACCTCGACACGGTGCAGATCGCCGGCGAGCGCAACCGCGTCAACCGGAACCAGAATCCGCAGGACATCTCCGGCACCGAGCGCAACGTCAACGCGAGCGCGCTCGCGGCCGACCAGCAGGGCGACCTCGCGGCGATGGCCGCCTCGCTCCCCGGCGTGCAGTTCCTCCCCGGTGCCGACGGCGACCCGTCCGGCTTCTCGGTGCTCGGCCTCACCGCCGACCAGAACCAGACGACGCTCAACGGCCTCAACTCGAGCGCGACCAACCTGCCGCGCGACGCGGCGGTCTCGAGCTCGCTCGTCACCACGCCCTACGACGTCTCGCGCGGCGGCTTCAGCGGCGGACAGTTCAACGTGCGCAGCCGCTCGGGCTCGAACTTCGTCGTCCGGTCCTCGAGCTTCAACTTCGACAATCCCACGCTGCAGTGGACCGACGCGGCGGGGCGCGCGCTCAACCAGGAGTACTCCAACGCCTCGCTCGGCGGCAGCTTCTCCGGGCCCATCCAGTTCGACAAGGCGTTCTACAACTTCTCGTACCAGGTCGGCCGCCGCGCCAACGACCTGCAGACGCTGCTCAACACGAGCCCGCTCGGCCTGCAGACCTCCGGCATCGCGCAGGACTCGGTGACGCGCCTCCTCGGCATCCTCGCGGCGAACGGCATCCCGGCGACCGTCGGTGGCATCCCGTCCAACCGCGACAACGACCAGCTGAGCGTCTTCGGCGCGCTCGACTGGGCGCCGCCGGGGTCGCTCACCGGCCAGGCGCTCAACATCTCGTTCAACGGCAACATCTCCAAGCAGGCGCCGGTGAACGGCCTCTCCAACGCCATGCCCGCCTGGTCCGGCGAGCGCACCAACGGCAGCGGCGGCGTGCAGCTCCGGCACACCAACTTCTACGGGATCTTCCTCTCCGAGACGAACATCGGCGTGAACGCGTCGCGCAACGCCTCGGACCCGTACGTCATGCTGCCCAACGGCTCGGTCCTCATCAACTCGACCTTCGCCGACGGCTCCAACGGCGTGAGCAGCATCGCGTTCGGCGGCAACTCGAACCTCTTCGCCACCAACACGACGTCCAACCTCGGCTTCAACAACACGCTCAGCTGGTTCAGCCTCAACAACCGCCACCGCCTCAAGCTCACCACCGAGCTGCGGCGCGACGGGTACTCCACCGACCAGAACGCGAACCAGTTCGGCACCTTCCGCTTCAACTCCCTCTCCGACCTCGAGAACGGGATCCCCTCGTCGTTCAGCCGCTCGCTGCTGCCGCGCACGCGCACGGCGAGCCAGTGGGTGATGGGCGCGTCGCTCGGCGACTCGTGGCGCGTGAACCCCGACCTCCAGCTGCAGTACGGCGTGCGCGTGGACGCCAATCGGTACAACGACGTCCCGACGTTCAATCCGGTGGTCGACTCGATCTTCGGCGTGCGCAACGACGTGGTGCCCAACCGCGCCTTCGTCAGCCCGCGCCTCGGCTTCTCGTGGACCTACGGCCAGGCGCCGCAGATCCCGGGCTTCGAGGGCGCGGTGCGCGGCCCGCGCGCCGTCGTGCGCGGCGGCATCGGCCTCTTCCAGAACACGCCGGCGACCAACCTCACCGGCACCGCGCTCGACAACACCGGCCTCACCACCGGCATCCAGAACCTCATCTGCACCGGCGCCTCGGCGCCGGCGCCCGACTGGACGCTCTACGGGAACGACCTCTCGCAGATCCCCACCACCTGCGTCGGCGGTGGCTCGGTCTTCGCGAACGGGCTCCCGAACGTCACGCTCTTCAGCCCCGGCTACGACCCGCAGCGCTCGGTGCGCTCCAACCTGCAGTGGAACGGGCCCGTGCTGAACAACACGTTCAACGCGACGCTCGAGCTCACCTACTCGTGGAACGAGCAGCAGCAGAGCGCGATCGACCTGAACTTCAATCCGACGCAGCGCTTCGCCCTCGCGAGCGAGGGGAATCGTCCCGTCTTCGTCCAGCCGACGAGCATCTTCCCGGCCACCGGCGCCATCGCGCCCGGCGACAATCGCATCTCGACGACCTTCAATCGCGTCTCGCAGTCCGTCTCCGACCTGGCGGGGATGAGCCGCCAGGTGTCGCTCCGCATCTCGCCGACCCGCTTCAGCACCGGCTTCAGCTGGAGCGCGGCCTATGTGTACTCGAGCAACAAGCAGGAGGTGCGCGGCTTCCAGAACACCGCCGGCAACCCGCTCCTCGTCGAGTGGGCGCGCGCCAACTTCGACACGCGCCACCAGATCAGCTACAACCTCGGCTACAACTTCTTCGACGCCGTGCGCGTGAACTGGTCCGGCTCGTTCCGCTCCGGCAACCCGTACACGCCGGTCGTCGCCGGCGACGTGAACGGTGACGGCTACTCGAACGACCGCGCCTTCATCTTCGACCCGGCCACCGCGGCCGATCCCGCCGTCGCCAGCGCGATGACCGCGCTCCTCGCCAGCACCGATGGCGCCGCACAGGAATGCCTGCGGAACCAGATCGGGCGCATCGCCGACCGCAACAGCTGCCAGGGCCCCTGGCTGCAGACCGCGGTGATGTCGATGTCGCTCAATCCGCAGAAGTTCCACCTCCCGCAGCGCATGACCCTCTCGCTCAGCGTCTCCAACCCGCTCGGCGCCGCCGACCTGCTCCTCCACGGCTCCGACGGCATCAAGGGCTGGGGCCAGGCCCGCACGCCCGATGCGACGCTGCTCTACGTGCGCGGCTACGACGCCGGCACGCAGCGCTTCCGCTACGACGTCAACCAGCGCTTCGGCAACACCGACCCGCAGCTCTCGGCGATCCGCGCGCCAGTCGCCGTCACGCTCCAGTTCCGCTTCGACCTCGGCCCCACGCGCGAGCGCCAGCTGCTCCTGCAGACGCTCGATCGCGGCCGCTCGCACGAGGGCACCAAGGCCCCCGAGGCGCAGCTCAAGGCGCAGTACGGCAGCGCCGGATTGCCCAACCCGATGGCCACGATGCTCCGCTCGGCCGACACGCTCCAGCTCACGAGCCCGCAGGCCGACAGCCTCGCCACGATGAACCGCTGGTACCTCATCCGGCTCGACTCCATCTGGGCGCCGCTCGCGAAGGAGTTCGCGGGCCTCCCCGACGGCTACGACCGCGAGGCGGCGTTCATCAAGTACACCAAGGCCCGCCAGGCCTCGGTGGACCTCCTCCTCAAGCTCGAGCCGCGCCTCAACGCGCTGCTCACCAAGGAACAGAAGCGCCGCCTCCCGGCCTTCATCGCCAGCTACCTCGACAAGCGCTATCTCCGCTCGGTCCGCAACGGGACCGCCGGTACGGGCTTCGGGGTACCGGGTGGGTTCGACGTCGGCGCGATCGGCGGCAACCGCTTCGAGGTCCGGCGCTAG
- a CDS encoding TonB-dependent receptor plug domain-containing protein — protein MTASLLAAWWMQAMLIGAILAATAALLQWIARDAVPARAIWALALLGATLLTFVSPIRLWRTSAAGGEVVVQGMPLTGAALDATTRFSPAAWTAAATARIRRTLDAPTTLAADAARAIPPVGARVALILWGLASGAILLLLFASHRRLGRALGAAPAHEIDGVPVRLTRDLGPAVVGVRAPIVAVPAWLLTLPAEEQALVVRHERSHVAAGDPLLLMCGVALAALQPWNPFAWLLVSRLRLAIELDCDRRLLRDGTSKRAYGDLLIALAAATTPAHRPAMLHPMFSPHTSHLAQRIIAMTERPVRLITARRLAVAALGAVAFVAACESRLPTDAEVASMDATMVERRVAGVVMLDTGTVRYVVDGKPSTEALAKAITPDDIASVEVVKGDSPEIRVLTRAGAAAAPAGVVERRVEGMPFVVVRDSSETSGERRMLVRGRPLEVETAKEAFTGLLIVDGIRADQSSLKEIPSDRIQSVTVFKGAQAVALYGPDGAKGVIVIKTKPRE, from the coding sequence GTGACCGCCTCCCTGCTCGCCGCCTGGTGGATGCAGGCGATGCTGATCGGCGCGATCCTCGCCGCCACCGCGGCGCTGCTGCAGTGGATCGCCCGTGACGCGGTGCCGGCGCGCGCCATCTGGGCGCTCGCCCTGCTCGGTGCCACGCTGCTCACGTTCGTCTCGCCGATCCGCCTCTGGCGCACGAGCGCCGCCGGCGGGGAGGTCGTGGTGCAGGGCATGCCGCTCACGGGCGCTGCACTCGACGCGACGACGCGGTTCTCCCCCGCGGCGTGGACCGCCGCCGCCACCGCGCGGATCCGTCGGACGCTCGATGCCCCGACGACGCTCGCGGCCGATGCGGCGCGGGCGATCCCGCCGGTCGGCGCGCGCGTCGCGCTCATCCTCTGGGGACTCGCGTCGGGAGCGATCCTGCTCCTGCTCTTCGCGAGCCATCGCCGGCTCGGCCGCGCGCTCGGCGCCGCACCGGCGCATGAGATCGATGGGGTGCCGGTGCGCCTCACGCGCGACCTCGGCCCGGCCGTCGTCGGCGTGCGCGCGCCGATCGTCGCGGTGCCGGCGTGGCTGCTCACGCTGCCCGCGGAGGAACAGGCGCTGGTCGTGCGGCACGAGCGTTCGCACGTCGCGGCCGGCGATCCGCTCCTGCTCATGTGCGGCGTGGCGCTCGCGGCGCTGCAGCCGTGGAATCCGTTCGCCTGGCTCCTCGTCTCGCGCCTGCGGCTCGCGATCGAGCTCGATTGCGATCGTCGCCTGCTGCGCGACGGCACCTCCAAGCGGGCGTACGGCGACCTGCTCATCGCCCTCGCCGCTGCCACCACCCCGGCCCACCGGCCGGCCATGCTCCATCCCATGTTCTCGCCCCACACTTCCCATCTCGCCCAGAGGATCATCGCCATGACCGAACGTCCCGTCCGTCTCATCACCGCGCGGCGTCTCGCGGTGGCCGCGCTCGGCGCGGTCGCGTTCGTCGCCGCCTGCGAGTCGCGCCTTCCCACCGATGCCGAGGTCGCGTCGATGGACGCGACGATGGTCGAACGTCGCGTCGCGGGGGTCGTGATGCTCGATACGGGGACCGTGCGCTACGTCGTGGACGGCAAGCCCTCCACCGAGGCGCTCGCCAAGGCGATCACGCCGGACGACATCGCGAGCGTCGAGGTGGTGAAGGGCGATTCGCCGGAGATCCGCGTGCTCACGCGCGCCGGCGCGGCGGCCGCGCCGGCGGGCGTCGTCGAGCGTCGCGTCGAAGGGATGCCGTTCGTCGTCGTGCGCGACTCCTCCGAGACGAGCGGCGAGCGCCGCATGCTCGTGCGTGGCCGCCCGCTCGAGGTCGAGACGGCGAAGGAGGCGTTCACCGGCCTCCTGATCGTCGATGGCATCCGCGCCGACCAGTCCAGCCTGAAGGAGATCCCGTCCGACCGCATCCAGTCGGTGACGGTGTTCAAGGGCGCGCAGGCGGTCGCCCTCTACGGTCCCGACGGCGCCAAGGGCGTGATCGTCATCAAGACCAAGCCGCGGGAGTGA
- a CDS encoding BlaI/MecI/CopY family transcriptional regulator, which yields MTDLHFPPRELAVMSVLWRLGPSTVTEVREGLDEDLAYTTVLSALQTLEEKGYVTHEAVGRAYRYEAAVPADRAGRSAIARIKEAIFQGSSEAMLTQMVSDRKLGRAELERMRALLDARLKEEK from the coding sequence ATGACCGACCTCCACTTCCCCCCGCGCGAACTCGCCGTCATGAGCGTCCTCTGGCGCCTCGGACCGAGCACCGTCACCGAGGTCCGCGAAGGACTCGATGAGGATCTCGCCTACACCACCGTCCTCTCGGCGCTCCAGACGCTCGAGGAGAAGGGGTACGTCACGCACGAGGCCGTCGGGCGCGCGTATCGCTACGAGGCCGCCGTCCCCGCCGACCGCGCAGGGCGCAGCGCGATCGCGCGGATCAAGGAGGCCATCTTCCAGGGCTCCTCCGAGGCGATGCTCACGCAGATGGTGAGCGACCGGAAGCTCGGACGCGCCGAGCTCGAACGGATGCGCGCACTCCTCGACGCGCGGCTCAAGGAGGAGAAGTGA
- a CDS encoding peptide chain release factor 3: MPAGPLDALIARRRTFAIISHPDAGKTTLTEKLLLYGGAIHQAGAVKARKSQRHATSDWMALEQERGISVTSSVLQFEYHGYQVNLLDTPGHQDFGEDTYRVLIAADSAVMLLDNRKGVEERTRQLFDVCRRRRMPIFTVVNKCDRVGEDPLKLVSDLEHELGITAVAAHWPIHQDTAEQGTVFVGVYDRRRKRAFLFERGTHHGAKRVETETLDLASPDDQKLVDALGGDETAVAAVAKLAHDIELLDMAGHEFDAEAILAGEQTPVYFASAITNFGVEPFLEDFLPLAPSPVARESSAGPVAPGLSAFTGFVFKVQANMDPRHRDRIAFVRVCSGRYAAGLEVMHVRTGKSFKLAPPQQFLGRERAFAEEALPGDVVGVHDRGSLRIGDTLATPDAPKTADGKLLEYVGIPRFAPEHFARILSKDPLRRKAMDKGLRELTEEGAAQVFFAETQMGPIPVVGAVGLLQFDVMLHRLEHEYGAPTTLEKLPFRYPRWVTGPEAEIQKLGESQDLSLLYDAKNHPVILFRDEWRLRWALERAESLGLKFFDAAP; encoded by the coding sequence ATCCCCGCCGGCCCCCTCGACGCGCTCATCGCGCGGCGCCGGACGTTCGCGATCATCTCGCATCCCGACGCCGGCAAGACGACGCTCACCGAGAAGCTCCTCCTCTACGGCGGCGCCATCCACCAGGCCGGTGCGGTGAAGGCGCGCAAGTCGCAGCGCCACGCGACCTCCGACTGGATGGCCCTCGAGCAGGAACGCGGCATCTCCGTCACCAGCTCGGTGCTGCAGTTCGAGTACCACGGCTACCAGGTGAACCTCCTCGACACCCCGGGCCACCAGGACTTCGGCGAGGACACCTACCGCGTGCTCATCGCGGCAGACAGCGCCGTCATGCTCCTCGACAACCGAAAGGGCGTCGAGGAACGCACGCGCCAGCTCTTCGATGTCTGCCGCCGCCGGCGGATGCCGATCTTCACCGTCGTCAACAAGTGCGACCGCGTGGGCGAGGATCCGCTCAAGCTCGTGAGCGACCTCGAGCACGAACTCGGCATCACCGCCGTCGCCGCGCACTGGCCCATCCACCAGGACACGGCGGAGCAGGGCACCGTCTTCGTCGGCGTGTACGACCGCCGGCGCAAGCGCGCCTTCCTCTTCGAGCGTGGCACGCACCACGGCGCCAAGCGCGTCGAGACCGAGACGCTCGACCTCGCATCGCCTGACGACCAGAAGCTCGTCGACGCCCTCGGCGGCGACGAGACGGCGGTCGCCGCGGTCGCCAAGCTCGCGCACGACATCGAGCTCCTCGACATGGCGGGGCACGAGTTCGACGCCGAGGCGATCCTCGCCGGCGAGCAGACGCCGGTGTACTTCGCGTCGGCGATCACGAACTTCGGCGTCGAGCCCTTCCTCGAGGACTTCCTTCCGCTCGCGCCGTCGCCGGTCGCGCGCGAGAGCTCCGCCGGTCCGGTCGCGCCGGGGCTGAGCGCGTTCACGGGATTCGTGTTCAAGGTGCAGGCGAACATGGACCCGCGGCACCGCGACCGCATCGCCTTCGTGCGCGTCTGCTCCGGCCGCTACGCCGCGGGGCTCGAGGTGATGCACGTGCGCACGGGGAAGAGCTTCAAGCTCGCGCCGCCGCAGCAGTTCCTCGGCCGCGAACGCGCCTTCGCCGAGGAGGCGCTGCCGGGCGACGTGGTCGGCGTGCACGACCGCGGCTCGCTCCGCATCGGCGACACGCTCGCGACGCCCGACGCGCCGAAGACGGCGGACGGCAAGCTGCTCGAGTACGTCGGCATCCCGCGCTTCGCGCCCGAGCACTTCGCGCGCATCCTCTCCAAGGACCCGCTCCGCCGCAAGGCGATGGACAAGGGCCTCCGCGAACTCACCGAGGAGGGCGCGGCGCAGGTCTTCTTCGCCGAGACGCAGATGGGGCCCATCCCCGTCGTCGGGGCGGTGGGTCTGCTCCAGTTCGACGTGATGCTCCACCGGCTGGAGCACGAGTACGGCGCGCCCACGACGCTCGAGAAGCTCCCCTTCCGCTACCCGCGCTGGGTGACCGGGCCCGAGGCGGAGATCCAGAAGCTCGGCGAGTCGCAGGACCTGTCGCTTCTATATGATGCGAAGAACCATCCCGTGATCCTCTTCCGGGACGAGTGGCGGCTGCGCTGGGCGCTCGAGCGGGCCGAGTCGCTCGGGCTCAAGTTCTTCGACGCGGCGCCCTGA
- a CDS encoding aminotransferase class V-fold PLP-dependent enzyme — protein MYDLESLRRREYPWEAAGDAIHFDHAAVGPIPQRARDATDAYLLKRAEPHRLGNDDFFPVLDRGRALIAQLIGAQAGEIALTTNTSWGVNLAAYSLPLGPGDIVLGSEGEFPANVYPWMAAAKARGFTYELLPLAGAAADEEMVMRRITSDPRVKGVALSWVSFWSGSRIDVARLGAACRSRGIWFAVDAIQGLGALALDVRAAQIDILSCGAQKWLCSPWGSGFAYVRRELVETLEPPAAGWLAQASSGDFGKFLAYDAAWHLDARKFEVGTIPYQDIVGMNAALELFLELGPATIEAHVRTLTTRLMEWAAQARGVTLLTPAAAGRRAGIVAFATPDLAADSAKLRAAKVTHSVREGAIRLAPHFHNTMDEVEAVIAAIGR, from the coding sequence ATGTACGACCTCGAATCGCTCCGCCGTCGCGAGTATCCCTGGGAGGCCGCCGGGGACGCGATCCACTTCGACCATGCCGCCGTGGGGCCCATCCCGCAGCGCGCGCGTGATGCGACCGATGCGTACCTCCTCAAGCGCGCCGAGCCGCACCGGCTGGGGAATGATGACTTCTTCCCCGTGCTCGACCGCGGCCGCGCGCTCATCGCGCAGCTCATCGGCGCGCAGGCGGGGGAGATCGCGCTCACGACCAACACCAGCTGGGGCGTGAACCTCGCCGCCTATTCGCTCCCGCTCGGGCCGGGCGACATCGTGCTCGGCAGCGAGGGCGAGTTCCCGGCGAACGTCTATCCGTGGATGGCCGCGGCCAAGGCGCGCGGCTTCACCTACGAGCTGCTCCCGCTCGCCGGCGCCGCCGCCGACGAGGAGATGGTCATGCGTCGGATCACGAGCGACCCGCGCGTGAAGGGCGTCGCGCTCTCGTGGGTCTCCTTCTGGAGCGGCTCGCGCATCGACGTCGCGCGCCTCGGCGCCGCCTGCCGCTCGCGCGGCATCTGGTTCGCGGTCGATGCCATCCAGGGACTCGGCGCGCTCGCGCTCGACGTGCGCGCGGCGCAGATCGACATCCTGAGCTGCGGCGCGCAGAAGTGGCTCTGCTCGCCCTGGGGCAGCGGCTTCGCCTACGTGCGGCGCGAGCTCGTCGAGACGCTCGAGCCCCCGGCGGCCGGATGGCTCGCGCAGGCGAGCTCCGGCGACTTCGGGAAGTTCCTCGCGTACGATGCCGCCTGGCACCTCGATGCGCGCAAGTTCGAGGTCGGGACCATCCCGTACCAGGACATCGTCGGGATGAACGCGGCGCTCGAGCTGTTCCTCGAGCTCGGGCCGGCGACGATCGAGGCGCATGTGCGCACGCTCACCACGCGCCTGATGGAGTGGGCGGCCCAGGCGCGCGGCGTCACGCTGCTCACGCCCGCCGCCGCGGGACGTCGCGCGGGGATCGTCGCGTTCGCCACGCCGGACCTCGCCGCCGACTCGGCGAAGCTCCGCGCGGCGAAGGTGACGCACTCGGTGCGCGAGGGGGCGATCCGCCTCGCGCCGCACTTCCACAACACGATGGACGAGGTCGAGGCGGTCATCGCGGCGATCGGTCGGTAG
- a CDS encoding lysophospholipid acyltransferase family protein: MPEPAARPAATSVPAAAPPRPTFAQWAEYAALRTVATLLRPFGWRTASSVGAMVGGLGWWPLRMRRARVERTIRACFPEFSEDRVQQVARESYRGLGRVAIESIILSRAEKRDVLDVFVDSPTFPVLERAFAQGKGVILVAGHLGNWELSAAYMTARGLPIDAIAMHMANPLSDAFFKRTRERFGTRVLFADESVRAIPKALRDGRGVGFLSDQSAKGLASTFIPFFGRPARTPRGAAVFALRNDLPMVFVVALRQPDGRYMAHFEDVPLVQTGDKESDIDATVLSYTKVLERLVREHPEQYFWQHRRWKGQPKDTPAELKEP, translated from the coding sequence ATGCCTGAGCCGGCCGCGAGGCCCGCGGCGACCTCGGTCCCCGCGGCCGCCCCGCCGCGGCCGACCTTCGCGCAGTGGGCCGAGTATGCTGCGCTCCGCACCGTGGCGACGCTGCTGCGGCCCTTCGGGTGGCGCACCGCCTCGTCGGTGGGCGCGATGGTCGGCGGACTCGGTTGGTGGCCGCTCCGCATGCGCCGCGCGCGCGTCGAGCGGACCATCCGCGCCTGCTTCCCCGAGTTCAGCGAGGACCGCGTGCAGCAGGTCGCGCGCGAGAGCTATCGCGGCCTCGGTCGCGTGGCGATCGAGAGCATCATCCTCTCGCGCGCCGAGAAGCGGGATGTGCTCGATGTCTTCGTCGATTCGCCGACCTTCCCGGTGCTCGAACGCGCTTTCGCGCAGGGGAAGGGCGTGATCCTCGTCGCGGGGCATCTCGGCAACTGGGAGCTGAGCGCCGCGTACATGACCGCGCGCGGCCTCCCGATCGACGCGATCGCGATGCACATGGCGAACCCGCTGAGCGACGCCTTCTTCAAGCGGACGCGCGAACGGTTCGGGACGCGCGTCCTCTTCGCCGACGAATCGGTGCGCGCGATCCCCAAGGCGCTGCGCGACGGGCGCGGCGTAGGGTTCCTGAGCGACCAGAGCGCGAAGGGGCTCGCGAGCACCTTCATCCCCTTCTTCGGCCGGCCAGCGCGCACGCCGCGCGGCGCCGCGGTGTTCGCTCTTCGCAACGACCTGCCCATGGTCTTCGTCGTTGCGCTGCGGCAGCCGGACGGCCGCTACATGGCGCACTTCGAGGATGTCCCGCTCGTCCAGACGGGGGACAAGGAGTCCGACATCGATGCGACCGTGCTCAGCTACACGAAGGTGCTCGAGCGGCTCGTGCGCGAGCATCCCGAGCAGTACTTCTGGCAGCATCGGCGGTGGAAGGGACAACCAAAGGATACTCCGGCGGAGCTGAAGGAACCCTGA